The following proteins come from a genomic window of Candidatus Sulfotelmatobacter sp.:
- a CDS encoding TetR/AcrR family transcriptional regulator, translated as MSELEISRRERKKDETRQRIFLHAIRLFRERGFEATTVDEITERADVARGTFFNYFPKKEAVLAYLSEQRLADAEAAANEVLAADKPAAEKLIEIFARAASAFEEDRELSRYVLSELLERAFAPVEDIGSRWDQVIFKVIEQGQRNGELRRDLDPQRVIGVLTATYYGLLFMWVHCPEQTQFNLQDELSARIRLVVDGLAPRGTRS; from the coding sequence ATGAGCGAACTCGAAATCTCTCGCCGCGAACGCAAGAAGGACGAAACGCGACAGCGCATCTTCCTTCACGCGATTCGCCTGTTCCGCGAGCGTGGCTTCGAGGCCACGACCGTGGACGAAATCACGGAGCGCGCCGACGTCGCGCGCGGCACGTTTTTCAACTATTTCCCGAAAAAGGAAGCGGTTCTCGCCTACCTGTCCGAGCAGCGGCTCGCGGATGCCGAAGCCGCCGCCAACGAGGTGTTGGCCGCCGACAAGCCGGCGGCCGAAAAGCTGATCGAGATCTTCGCGCGCGCCGCGTCGGCGTTCGAGGAGGATCGCGAGCTCTCTCGCTACGTCCTGAGCGAGCTGCTCGAGCGCGCATTCGCGCCGGTCGAGGACATCGGCAGCCGCTGGGATCAGGTGATCTTCAAGGTCATCGAGCAGGGCCAGCGGAACGGCGAGCTACGCCGCGATCTCGATCCGCAGCGCGTGATCGGCGTGCTGACTGCCACTTATTACGGTCTCCTGTTTATGTGGGTCCACTGTCCCGAGCAGACGCAGTTCAATCTTCAGGACGAGCTCTCCGCCCGCATCCGGCTGGTGGTCGACGGTCTGGCACCGAGAGGAACGAGGTCATGA
- a CDS encoding TolC family protein has protein sequence MSARRGTQMAAAAALLLPVALAIVPRFDVALAREVVAAPSIADTLRLSVDEAVARALSQGQEIHIANSQVDVADAQVRQALSEALPQINGSLTYGRQFASIYQSLAGDTSGIASLFKNSPFGSPNSWNAELTGSQLLWSGGRIAAGLSAARAYRASNRADRDETAANIRARVQRAYLEAVYSREVLAISRMGLDQARAHLTEVAEYQKEGSRSEYDLIRAQVDAANEEPPVVTASNAVDLAMFNLKRLLNVPLEQPLELTTTLTFPDRMVPVVADENNEPTGRAALIRADADVEARKQLVRVQKAGYWPSLTLSGTLSQQAFPQIERPTLDQFHRSLTAQLRLDLPIFTGFKVSGAVAQANAELRQAEYQRDQERENVEIEVAQARLEARRMLAELLARDVTAGLAQRAHYLADVRYKNGLSTQLEVSDARLQMQTAQINEAEATKNYRLALLELERALGHPLPLVKRPLDELTAAQTEEER, from the coding sequence ATGAGCGCGCGCCGCGGTACCCAGATGGCCGCCGCGGCCGCACTTCTGCTGCCCGTCGCGCTCGCGATCGTGCCGCGATTCGACGTCGCACTCGCCCGCGAGGTAGTTGCGGCGCCTTCGATCGCCGACACGCTGCGCCTGTCGGTGGACGAAGCCGTGGCCCGCGCGCTCTCGCAGGGCCAAGAGATCCACATCGCCAATTCGCAGGTGGATGTCGCCGACGCACAGGTGCGACAGGCGCTCTCCGAGGCGCTGCCGCAAATCAACGGCTCGCTGACCTACGGCCGGCAGTTCGCTTCGATCTACCAGAGTCTCGCCGGCGACACGAGCGGGATCGCGAGCCTGTTCAAGAACAGTCCGTTCGGTTCGCCCAACAGCTGGAATGCCGAGCTGACCGGATCCCAGCTGCTGTGGTCGGGCGGCCGTATCGCCGCGGGATTGTCGGCGGCGCGCGCCTACCGCGCCAGCAACCGCGCGGATCGCGATGAGACGGCCGCCAACATCCGCGCGCGCGTCCAGCGCGCGTATCTCGAGGCGGTGTACAGCCGCGAGGTGCTCGCGATTTCGCGAATGGGGCTCGATCAGGCCCGCGCGCATCTCACCGAGGTCGCCGAGTACCAGAAGGAAGGCTCGCGCTCCGAATACGATCTGATCCGGGCCCAGGTCGACGCCGCCAACGAGGAACCGCCGGTGGTGACCGCAAGCAACGCCGTGGATCTCGCCATGTTCAATCTCAAGCGGCTCCTCAACGTGCCGCTCGAGCAGCCGCTCGAGCTGACTACCACGCTCACATTCCCCGACCGCATGGTCCCGGTGGTTGCCGACGAGAACAACGAGCCCACCGGCCGCGCGGCCTTGATTCGCGCCGACGCCGACGTCGAAGCGCGGAAGCAGCTCGTCCGGGTCCAGAAAGCGGGCTACTGGCCAAGCCTCACACTGTCGGGAACGCTCTCGCAGCAGGCATTTCCGCAGATCGAGCGGCCGACGCTCGACCAGTTCCATCGCAGCCTCACCGCGCAGCTCAGGCTCGACTTGCCGATCTTCACCGGCTTCAAGGTGTCGGGAGCGGTCGCACAGGCCAACGCCGAGCTGCGCCAGGCCGAATATCAACGTGATCAGGAACGGGAGAACGTCGAGATCGAGGTTGCCCAGGCGCGTCTCGAAGCGCGGCGCATGCTCGCCGAGCTGTTGGCGCGCGACGTCACCGCCGGGCTCGCGCAGCGCGCCCACTATCTGGCCGACGTGCGCTACAAGAACGGCCTGTCCACCCAGCTCGAGGTCTCCGACGCGAGGTTGCAGATGCAGACCGCCCAGATCAACGAAGCCGAAGCCACCAAGAACTATCGCCTCGCCCTGCTCGAACTGGAGCGCGCCCTCGGGCATCCGCTGCCGCTGGTGAAGCGCCCACTCGACGAGCTGACCGCGGCCCAGACCGAAGAGGAGCGTTGA
- a CDS encoding efflux RND transporter periplasmic adaptor subunit: MKRVTKLWMGAALLALVAVYGCGGKSGDSAAAGVAQNAALLAASDVGVVTRTDLTSGVPVSGTLTPSVDVKVTAPMAELIEQVLVREGQAVSKGQLLARFRGASFEAAATSARAQLKIASDDYDRQQNLFKEGAVSKHDVESAEAAFKMAQANEAQASKKWDDANVRSPINGVVSVRSVESGDRPGDGDPMFEIVNTAEFEFEATVPSEFIPHIRVGSPVRLNVSGFPAGSVQGHVARVNAAVDAATRQVKVYVNVPNPGGRLVGGLFASGSIVTEESRQALAAPASGVRGQGDATYAMVVENGKLAKRAIKIGVRDDARDLIEILSGLKPGDSVVTGPIEGLVEGQSVQIGGKES, encoded by the coding sequence ATGAAGCGTGTGACGAAATTGTGGATGGGGGCGGCGCTGCTCGCGCTGGTCGCCGTGTACGGCTGTGGAGGCAAGTCGGGGGATTCGGCAGCCGCCGGCGTCGCGCAGAACGCCGCCTTGCTCGCGGCCAGTGACGTGGGCGTCGTGACGCGCACCGATCTCACCTCGGGAGTGCCGGTCTCCGGCACGCTCACGCCCTCGGTGGACGTGAAGGTGACGGCGCCGATGGCCGAGCTGATCGAGCAGGTGCTAGTGCGTGAGGGCCAGGCAGTGAGCAAGGGACAGCTCCTGGCCCGTTTCCGTGGAGCCTCGTTCGAGGCCGCGGCCACCAGCGCCAGGGCCCAGCTGAAGATCGCCAGCGACGACTACGACCGGCAGCAGAACCTGTTCAAGGAAGGCGCGGTCTCGAAACACGACGTCGAGTCCGCCGAAGCCGCGTTCAAGATGGCGCAGGCCAACGAAGCCCAGGCCAGCAAGAAGTGGGATGACGCCAACGTGCGCTCGCCCATCAACGGCGTGGTCTCGGTGCGCTCGGTCGAGAGCGGCGATCGTCCCGGCGACGGCGATCCGATGTTCGAGATCGTCAACACCGCCGAGTTCGAGTTCGAGGCCACGGTGCCGAGCGAGTTCATTCCCCACATCCGAGTGGGCTCGCCGGTGCGGCTCAACGTGTCAGGATTCCCGGCCGGCAGCGTGCAGGGCCACGTCGCGCGCGTGAACGCGGCGGTGGATGCGGCGACGCGCCAGGTCAAGGTCTACGTCAACGTGCCGAATCCCGGCGGCAGGCTGGTGGGCGGACTGTTCGCCTCGGGCAGCATCGTCACCGAGGAGTCGCGCCAGGCGCTGGCCGCGCCGGCCAGCGGCGTGCGCGGTCAGGGTGACGCGACCTATGCGATGGTGGTCGAGAACGGCAAGCTCGCGAAACGCGCGATCAAGATTGGCGTTCGCGACGACGCGCGCGACCTGATCGAGATCCTGTCGGGCCTGAAGCCCGGCGACAGCGTGGTGACCGGCCCGATCGAGGGCCTGGTCGAAGGACAATCGGTGCAGATCGGCGGAAAGGAGAGCTGA
- a CDS encoding efflux RND transporter permease subunit, translating into MFLSDLSIRRPVLATMLIVALVTLGIFSYRRLAVDLWPKVDFPFVSITTNYSGASPEAVEREVTKKIEESVNSVEGVKRIFSYSNEGFSQVFIEFQLNTHIMDAVADVRSKMDGIRQDLPKDIDPPVIARFDPASQPIMSFAVNGPGWALRDLTRLAEEDISRRIQNVSGVGSVTVVGGVRREIHALLLPDRMNALGVSPDQVTTAIERENSDVPAGRVKRGAHEDLVRIQGRIKDPAEFANIAVSVRNGSTVRLGQVARIEDAQEEERDAAFVNGQRSVAIEIRKVSGANTVDIADAVNQRVADLNRTLPRGARLSVIQDNSVWIRQSVDDVQKTLVEGAILTILIVFIFLNSWRSTVITGLTLPVSVISAFLAFYAFGFTLNTMTLMALSLVIGILIDDAIVVRENIVRHVERGEDHMTAARNGTAEIGFAVLATSLSIVAVFVPVAFMGGIVGKFFYQFGIVIAFAVLVSLFVSFTLDPMLSSRWYDPQAEGAPPRGPVGKLLRRFNDWFDEASHRYRGVIRWALKHRFITLGIAAASFVVAIALPVAGLVGGQFMPKSDEEQTMVAFETPVGSSIDYTKEKGLEISRYLKSRPEVAYTYLSIGGSSQNNEVNRGSVFVKMVPRHERKLSQQEFETDVRKVLPRFTGSSARILQLGAVGGSQAPIVINLNGPDLAKLQELSDQAIAKIKDVPGLVELKSSLEGRKPEWAVDVNRDLAAQVGLSIGEIGQSLRPILSGEKAGDWEDPSSGLSYDVRVRMAPEYRQSEADLLRTPIATSQTDKKTGMPVMVPLDQVASLRRGGAPAQIDRRQLQRVAT; encoded by the coding sequence ATGTTTCTCAGCGATCTCTCGATTCGCCGGCCGGTGCTCGCCACCATGCTGATCGTGGCGCTGGTGACGCTTGGCATCTTCTCCTATCGACGGCTGGCGGTCGATCTGTGGCCCAAGGTGGATTTCCCGTTCGTCAGCATCACCACCAACTACTCGGGCGCTTCGCCCGAAGCGGTCGAACGCGAAGTCACCAAGAAGATCGAGGAGTCGGTCAACTCGGTCGAGGGCGTGAAGCGCATCTTCTCGTACTCAAACGAAGGCTTCAGCCAGGTCTTCATCGAGTTCCAGCTCAACACTCACATCATGGACGCGGTCGCCGACGTCCGCTCCAAGATGGACGGCATCCGCCAGGATCTGCCCAAGGACATCGATCCGCCGGTGATCGCGCGCTTCGATCCGGCCTCGCAGCCGATCATGAGCTTCGCGGTCAACGGACCGGGCTGGGCGCTGCGCGATCTCACGCGGCTCGCCGAAGAAGACATCAGCCGGCGCATCCAGAACGTCTCGGGGGTCGGCAGTGTCACGGTGGTCGGGGGCGTGCGCCGCGAGATCCATGCCCTGCTGCTGCCCGATCGCATGAACGCGCTCGGCGTCTCGCCCGACCAGGTGACGACGGCGATCGAGCGCGAGAACTCCGACGTGCCGGCCGGCCGGGTCAAGCGTGGCGCACACGAGGACCTGGTGCGCATCCAGGGCCGCATCAAGGACCCGGCAGAATTCGCCAACATCGCGGTGTCGGTGCGCAACGGCAGCACCGTGCGCCTTGGCCAGGTTGCTCGTATCGAGGATGCGCAGGAGGAGGAGCGCGACGCGGCGTTCGTGAACGGCCAGCGCTCGGTGGCGATCGAGATCCGCAAGGTCTCGGGCGCCAACACCGTGGACATCGCCGACGCCGTCAATCAGCGCGTCGCGGACCTCAACCGGACGCTGCCACGCGGCGCGCGGCTGTCGGTGATTCAGGACAACTCGGTGTGGATCCGCCAGTCGGTGGACGACGTCCAGAAGACGCTGGTCGAGGGCGCGATCCTCACGATTCTGATCGTGTTCATCTTCCTCAACTCGTGGCGTTCGACCGTCATCACCGGCCTCACTCTCCCGGTTTCGGTGATCTCGGCGTTCCTCGCCTTCTACGCCTTCGGCTTCACGCTCAACACCATGACGCTGATGGCGCTTTCGCTGGTGATCGGCATCCTGATCGACGACGCCATCGTGGTGCGTGAGAATATCGTTCGCCATGTCGAGCGCGGCGAAGACCACATGACCGCCGCGCGCAACGGCACCGCCGAGATCGGCTTTGCGGTGCTCGCGACCTCGCTCTCGATCGTAGCGGTGTTCGTGCCGGTCGCATTCATGGGCGGCATCGTCGGCAAGTTCTTCTACCAGTTCGGTATCGTCATCGCGTTCGCGGTGCTGGTGTCGCTGTTCGTGTCGTTCACGCTCGACCCGATGCTGTCGTCGCGTTGGTACGACCCGCAGGCCGAAGGCGCGCCACCCAGGGGCCCGGTCGGAAAGCTGCTGCGCCGCTTCAACGACTGGTTCGACGAGGCCAGCCATCGCTATCGCGGCGTGATCCGGTGGGCATTGAAGCACCGTTTCATCACGCTCGGCATCGCCGCGGCTTCGTTCGTGGTCGCGATCGCGCTGCCGGTGGCGGGACTGGTGGGCGGGCAGTTCATGCCGAAGTCGGACGAGGAACAGACCATGGTGGCGTTCGAGACGCCGGTCGGCTCCTCGATCGACTACACCAAGGAGAAGGGCCTCGAGATCTCGCGCTACCTCAAGTCTCGCCCCGAGGTGGCGTATACCTATCTCTCGATTGGCGGCTCGTCGCAGAACAACGAGGTCAATCGCGGTTCGGTGTTCGTGAAGATGGTGCCGCGGCACGAGCGCAAGCTGTCGCAGCAGGAGTTCGAGACCGACGTCAGGAAGGTCTTGCCGCGCTTCACCGGATCGAGCGCGCGCATCCTCCAGCTTGGCGCCGTGGGCGGTTCGCAGGCACCGATCGTGATCAACCTGAACGGCCCGGATCTCGCCAAGCTTCAAGAGCTGTCGGACCAGGCGATCGCGAAGATCAAGGACGTCCCCGGCCTGGTCGAGCTGAAATCCTCGCTCGAGGGCCGCAAGCCCGAATGGGCGGTCGACGTGAATCGCGATCTCGCCGCGCAGGTCGGACTCTCGATCGGCGAGATCGGGCAGTCGCTGCGCCCGATCCTCTCCGGCGAGAAGGCCGGCGACTGGGAGGATCCGAGCAGCGGACTCTCCTACGACGTCCGCGTGCGCATGGCGCCGGAGTACCGCCAGTCGGAAGCCGATCTGCTGCGTACGCCGATCGCCACCTCGCAGACCGACAAGAAGACCGGGATGCCGGTGATGGTGCCGCTCGATCAGGTCGCCAGCCTGCGCCGCGGCGGCGCGCCCGCGCAAATCGACCGGCGTCAGCTCCAGCGCGTGGCCACCA